In the genome of cyanobacterium endosymbiont of Braarudosphaera bigelowii, one region contains:
- the hypF gene encoding carbamoyltransferase HypF translates to MSQKKRLNIIIKGIVQGVGFRPFIYKLSIKLDLKGIVINSGSGVIVEVEGNKYNLQSFLLKIHEEKPVISKIDIIKVITLEPVGYPTFEIKNSINDKKNVTVPPDLATCQDCLEEISDPNNRRYLYPFTNCTNCGSRYSIILGLPYDRSQTSINKFTMCKFCKEEYKDSLGKRFHSQVNFCPYCGPELKLLNNKGQILSYSLEALRQCINELKAGKIIAIKGLGGFQFITNARNINSVNKLRKYKNRPAKPFALMYSSLEAIRTDCQISLLEKELLISPQAPIVLLKRKTNNSLNCNIAPNNPYLGVMLSSTSLHYLLLKELNFPLIVTSGNINSEPICIEEGEAIQSLGPIADSFLVHDLPIIRPIDDSVVRIIQGRKAFIRCARGYAPISLMMNKQLYSNYKKFINIPNVLAVGSHTKNTVAILKNNQIFVSQHIGELSTLKTFESFKNTINSLKALYQFKPQIIVCDKHPDYVSSHFAKAQKLPLGKVQHHYAHVLSCMLDNQLKPPVLGIAWDGTGYGNDSTIWGGEFILVLNNYYERIAHFHPFKLPGGDKAIKDSKRSALGMLYEISNFKDNLELSFLKEFSKQELSLLQQMLSLNINTFLTTSVGRLFDGVAAILGICYENTFEGQSSMMLEHATISSETEDSYTYTIREKKYPYIVDWKPIIKEIIQDLLSKVPYGEISVKFHNTLAEIIVDIAKISQIKNILLTGGCFQNKYLTERVIFRLEQENLVPFFHKHIPSNDGGIALGQIIAEIIHK, encoded by the coding sequence ATGAGTCAGAAAAAGAGATTAAATATTATTATTAAGGGTATTGTTCAAGGTGTTGGTTTTAGACCTTTTATTTATAAACTATCAATCAAGTTAGACTTAAAAGGAATAGTTATTAATTCTGGATCAGGAGTTATTGTCGAGGTTGAAGGAAATAAGTACAATCTACAAAGTTTTCTATTAAAAATACATGAGGAAAAACCTGTAATATCAAAAATTGATATTATAAAAGTTATTACTCTTGAACCTGTCGGATATCCGACTTTTGAAATAAAAAATAGTATTAATGACAAAAAAAATGTTACAGTTCCTCCTGATCTAGCTACATGCCAGGATTGTTTAGAAGAGATTTCTGATCCTAATAACAGAAGATATTTATATCCTTTTACTAATTGTACTAACTGTGGCTCACGTTATAGTATTATCCTTGGACTACCGTATGATCGCTCTCAAACAAGTATAAATAAGTTTACTATGTGTAAATTTTGTAAAGAAGAATATAAAGATTCTTTGGGCAAGCGATTCCATTCTCAAGTAAATTTCTGTCCCTATTGTGGTCCAGAGTTAAAACTATTAAATAATAAAGGTCAAATACTATCATATAGTCTCGAAGCATTAAGACAATGTATTAATGAGCTTAAAGCTGGAAAAATTATTGCAATTAAAGGATTAGGTGGATTTCAGTTTATTACTAATGCCAGAAATATAAATTCAGTTAATAAGTTAAGAAAATATAAAAATCGACCTGCAAAACCATTCGCTTTAATGTATTCTTCATTGGAAGCTATAAGAACTGATTGTCAAATTAGTTTGTTAGAAAAAGAATTGTTAATTTCGCCTCAAGCTCCTATCGTTTTACTTAAGCGAAAAACTAATAATAGTCTGAATTGTAATATTGCACCGAATAACCCATATTTAGGAGTTATGCTTTCCTCAACTTCTTTACACTATTTATTACTAAAAGAATTAAATTTTCCGCTTATCGTAACTAGCGGAAATATTAATAGTGAACCTATATGCATTGAGGAAGGAGAAGCTATACAGTCTTTAGGACCTATCGCTGATTCATTTTTAGTTCATGATTTACCAATTATTCGTCCTATTGACGATTCTGTAGTAAGAATTATACAAGGAAGAAAAGCATTTATACGATGTGCTAGAGGATATGCACCTATATCTTTAATGATGAACAAACAATTATATTCAAATTATAAAAAATTTATAAACATACCTAATGTTCTAGCAGTTGGAAGTCATACAAAAAACACTGTGGCCATACTAAAAAATAACCAGATTTTTGTAAGTCAACATATTGGAGAACTGAGTACACTAAAAACCTTTGAATCGTTTAAGAATACAATTAATAGTCTTAAAGCCTTATATCAATTTAAACCACAAATTATAGTATGCGATAAGCATCCTGATTATGTATCCAGTCATTTCGCGAAAGCTCAGAAGTTACCTTTGGGAAAAGTCCAACATCATTATGCTCATGTACTTTCTTGTATGTTAGATAACCAATTGAAGCCACCGGTTTTAGGAATCGCATGGGATGGAACTGGATATGGTAACGATAGTACGATTTGGGGAGGAGAATTCATACTAGTTTTAAATAATTATTACGAAAGAATTGCCCATTTTCATCCTTTTAAGCTTCCAGGAGGTGACAAGGCTATTAAAGATTCTAAGCGTAGTGCATTAGGCATGCTATATGAGATATCAAATTTTAAAGATAACTTAGAACTGTCTTTCTTGAAAGAATTCTCAAAACAAGAATTATCTTTATTACAACAAATGTTATCTCTTAATATTAATACATTTTTAACCACAAGTGTAGGTAGACTATTTGATGGAGTTGCAGCAATTTTAGGAATATGTTATGAAAATACTTTTGAAGGGCAAAGTAGTATGATGTTAGAGCATGCTACTATAAGTTCCGAAACTGAGGACAGTTATACTTATACGATAAGGGAAAAAAAATATCCTTATATAGTAGACTGGAAACCAATCATAAAAGAGATAATTCAAGATTTACTTAGTAAAGTACCATATGGAGAAATTTCCGTAAAATTTCATAATACCCTTGCTGAAATTATTGTTGATATTGCTAAAATATCTCAGATAAAAAATATTTTATTAACTGGAGGATGCTTTCAAAACAAATATCTTACAGAAAGGGTAATTTTTAGGTTAGAGCAGGAAAATTTGGTTCCTTTCTTTCATAAACATATACCATCGAATGATGGAGGTATCGCTTTAGGACAAATCATAGCAGAGATTATCCATAAATAA
- the gcvH gene encoding glycine cleavage system protein GcvH: protein MELVFPKDLRFLDSHEYVRLDEKSAIIGISAYAIEQLGDIVFLELPNIGDIIRTGESFGSIESVKAAEDLYPPISGIIIDRNERIIENPDEIIDDPYGDGWLLKVQIEDFNNELKNTLSEQEYRHMLNEHT, encoded by the coding sequence ATGGAATTAGTGTTTCCTAAAGATTTAAGATTCTTAGATTCTCATGAATACGTTCGTTTAGATGAGAAAAGTGCCATTATTGGAATTAGTGCTTATGCTATTGAACAATTAGGAGATATAGTATTCTTGGAATTGCCCAATATAGGAGATATTATACGCACTGGAGAGAGTTTCGGTTCAATTGAATCAGTCAAGGCGGCTGAGGATCTTTATCCTCCAATTTCAGGGATCATCATAGATCGTAATGAGAGGATAATTGAAAATCCAGATGAAATAATCGATGATCCTTATGGAGATGGATGGTTGTTAAAAGTACAAATTGAAGATTTTAACAACGAATTAAAAAATACTTTGTCAGAGCAAGAGTACAGACATATGTTAAATGAGCATACTTAA
- a CDS encoding 4-hydroxy-3-methylbut-2-enyl diphosphate reductase, translating to MDTKAFKRSLQQSIHYHRKGFGHEAEVMGVMNTEYQSSLIQKIRNNNYRWQQGDITIHLAEAFGFCWGVERAVAMAYETRQHFSDKQIWITNEIIHNPSVNQRLLEMNVGFIKIIGENKDFSVVKQGDVVILPAFGASVTEMQFLNSIGCTIIDTTCPWVSKVWNSVEKHKKKNYTSIIHGKYKHEETVATSSFAETYLVVLNLEEAAYVCEYMLNGGDKKLFLEKFRNACSEDFNPDKDLIKLGIANQTTMLKSETEQIGKMFEMTILKKYGPVELDKHFMSFNTICDATQERQDAMLNLVEENISLMVVIGGFNSSNTTHLQEIAIEKGIPSYHIDSEKRILLGNRIEHKPLTQDLVVQDNWLPNTPLTIGVTSGASTPDKVVEAVVKRIFQAKKM from the coding sequence ATGGATACAAAAGCTTTTAAAAGATCTTTACAACAGTCTATACATTATCATCGCAAAGGTTTTGGGCATGAGGCTGAAGTTATGGGCGTAATGAATACAGAATACCAAAGTTCTCTAATTCAAAAAATTCGTAACAATAACTATCGGTGGCAACAAGGTGATATAACTATCCATTTAGCAGAAGCTTTTGGCTTTTGCTGGGGAGTTGAACGTGCAGTAGCTATGGCTTATGAAACTCGTCAGCATTTTTCAGATAAACAAATATGGATTACTAATGAAATTATTCACAATCCTTCAGTTAATCAACGTTTGTTGGAAATGAATGTTGGATTCATTAAAATTATTGGTGAAAACAAAGATTTTTCTGTTGTGAAACAAGGAGATGTAGTTATACTACCTGCTTTTGGAGCAAGTGTTACAGAAATGCAATTTTTGAACAGTATAGGATGTACTATTATTGATACAACTTGTCCATGGGTTTCTAAAGTTTGGAATTCAGTTGAAAAACATAAGAAAAAAAACTATACATCTATAATTCATGGGAAATATAAGCATGAAGAAACTGTCGCTACTAGTTCCTTTGCTGAAACCTATTTAGTCGTATTAAATCTTGAGGAAGCAGCTTATGTTTGTGAATATATGCTCAATGGAGGAGATAAAAAATTATTCTTAGAAAAATTTCGAAATGCTTGCTCAGAAGATTTTAATCCAGATAAAGATTTAATAAAACTAGGTATAGCTAATCAAACAACTATGCTTAAGAGTGAAACAGAACAAATTGGAAAAATGTTTGAGATGACTATATTAAAAAAGTATGGTCCAGTTGAGTTAGATAAACATTTTATGAGTTTTAATACAATATGTGATGCTACTCAAGAACGTCAGGATGCTATGTTGAACCTAGTAGAAGAAAATATTTCTTTAATGGTAGTTATTGGTGGTTTTAATTCATCTAATACTACACATTTACAGGAAATCGCTATAGAAAAGGGAATTCCTTCTTATCATATAGATAGTGAAAAACGTATTCTTCTAGGAAACAGAATTGAACATAAACCATTAACACAAGATTTAGTTGTTCAAGATAATTGGCTTCCTAATACACCTTTAACTATTGGAGTTACATCTGGAGCTTCAACCCCTGATAAAGTTGTTGAAGCAGTAGTAAAACGTATTTTTCAGGCAAAAAAGATGTAA
- a CDS encoding DUF3082 domain-containing protein: protein MNNPLKESSSQEVSPLSCLIGSFLAGILGYGLYVLTSSIIYSFYAKPLISSNLLTIKLGSLVRTLVMGVASLATFICFFISCGLILLAFQLFWNKINRT, encoded by the coding sequence ATGAATAATCCTTTAAAAGAATCTTCTTCGCAAGAAGTTAGCCCTTTAAGCTGTCTTATTGGATCATTTTTAGCCGGAATATTAGGCTATGGACTTTATGTATTAACTAGTTCTATTATTTATTCTTTTTATGCTAAGCCTTTAATATCTTCTAATCTTTTAACTATAAAATTAGGAAGTTTGGTAAGGACCTTAGTCATGGGCGTTGCTTCATTAGCAACTTTTATATGTTTCTTTATATCTTGTGGGTTAATTTTATTAGCTTTTCAATTATTTTGGAATAAAATTAATCGTACTTAG
- a CDS encoding helix-turn-helix domain-containing protein — protein MQEDTLREIGNQLFYARKKKGLKLISISQKTSIPIYVLKAIENGHLNKLSEIIYTKNLIRKFANCLDLDGQKLVEGLPVDSLSNITSKSTSYSQIFSKPLSISLKPLYCYFIYIFNVYISINIILTVFLFFLEKKYDSISDQITVNSLSSGIDKSNIVVKVSGKGESTLKVIVDNHIKFNGLFNEKIEKVWQGEKSIIIETDNAGLLLVGLKHQKPTRLGRLRENKTVIYEFNEVNKSIIKNLSTKYD, from the coding sequence ATGCAGGAAGATACTTTACGAGAAATTGGTAATCAACTCTTTTATGCCAGAAAAAAAAAAGGTTTAAAACTTATTTCTATTTCTCAAAAAACAAGTATTCCAATATATGTTTTAAAAGCTATCGAAAATGGTCATTTAAATAAATTGTCAGAAATAATTTATACAAAAAATTTAATAAGAAAATTCGCTAATTGCTTAGATTTAGATGGACAAAAATTGGTTGAGGGGTTACCAGTCGACTCATTAAGTAATATTACATCTAAATCTACTTCTTACTCACAAATTTTTTCTAAACCATTATCCATTTCATTAAAGCCTTTATATTGCTACTTTATTTATATATTTAATGTCTATATTTCAATCAATATCATTTTGACTGTATTTCTTTTTTTTTTAGAAAAGAAATATGATAGTATTTCAGATCAAATTACTGTAAATTCATTATCTTCTGGAATAGATAAGAGTAATATAGTAGTAAAAGTTAGTGGGAAAGGAGAGTCAACATTAAAAGTAATAGTTGATAATCATATAAAGTTTAATGGATTATTTAACGAAAAAATAGAAAAAGTATGGCAGGGAGAAAAAAGTATTATTATTGAAACAGATAATGCTGGATTACTTTTAGTGGGACTAAAGCATCAAAAGCCTACACGATTGGGTAGGCTAAGAGAAAATAAAACAGTAATTTATGAATTTAATGAAGTAAATAAAAGTATCATAAAAAATCTTTCAACTAAGTACGATTAA
- a CDS encoding pseudouridine synthase — translation MEERIQKILSQWGIASRRHAETLILEGRLKLNGKVAVLGDKADPIYDLLKLDGKLIESNKKPQLLYMLMNKPVGVICSCSDSQNRPIVMELLPNSLRKGIGIHPVGRLDMNSSGALLLTNDGNLTLQLTHPRYHLPKKYEVMVRGNFTQKILKNWRQGVILGGRRTLPTYIEILNNNGQYTNLKIILTEGKNRQIRRIAQQFKLDVMKLHRTAIGPISLLTSKASNLSIGNYRLLNSSEVNTLKYLTKLFHNNVIKH, via the coding sequence GTGGAAGAGCGAATACAGAAGATCTTATCTCAATGGGGAATTGCTTCCAGACGTCATGCAGAAACTTTAATATTAGAAGGGCGATTAAAATTAAATGGAAAAGTTGCAGTATTAGGAGATAAGGCAGATCCAATTTATGATCTTTTAAAATTGGATGGAAAGTTAATTGAATCCAATAAAAAACCACAATTACTCTATATGTTAATGAATAAGCCTGTAGGAGTAATTTGTTCTTGTAGTGATTCTCAAAATCGTCCTATTGTAATGGAACTACTTCCTAATAGTTTAAGAAAAGGAATAGGGATACATCCTGTCGGAAGACTTGATATGAATTCTTCCGGAGCTTTATTATTGACAAATGATGGAAATTTAACTTTACAATTAACTCATCCACGGTACCATTTACCTAAAAAATATGAAGTTATGGTACGAGGCAATTTTACACAAAAAATATTAAAAAATTGGCGCCAGGGTGTTATCTTGGGCGGAAGGAGAACCTTACCTACTTATATAGAAATCCTTAACAATAATGGACAATATACGAATTTAAAAATTATTTTGACAGAGGGTAAAAATCGACAAATTCGCCGTATTGCGCAGCAATTTAAGTTAGATGTTATGAAACTGCATCGTACTGCTATTGGGCCTATATCTTTATTAACTTCTAAAGCTAGTAACTTAAGTATTGGAAATTATCGTTTATTGAATTCTTCAGAAGTTAATACTTTAAAATATCTGACAAAATTATTTCATAATAATGTAATAAAACATTAG
- a CDS encoding ArnT family glycosyltransferase, with protein MFENKIIDAWKKDKKTLWLFSFLWLFLISSIAFFSELGNIGLLDKTEPMFAEAARQMVVTGDWITPYWNQEVRFDKPPLTYWLIGLSYKIFGINEWGARIPSALAAILVIILAFYTLKNFGDTISSKGLSSTTKPWLSAWIGSGIIALNPFWIAWGRTSVSDIFLASSISLALFSFFLGYVQQGKGSCTYLGLSVKKLWYLGYWIFMSLGILAKGPVALVLPGIIVSVFLIYVKQLVPVIKEISWISGLLSFSLISTPWFILVTMAHGQEYINTFFGLHNVQRFTSVVSRHPGAWYYYAIVIIIGLLPWSVYFPLALAELKFWKRNQLVNSSRSNHLGIFCLCWFIVIFLFFSISATKLISYILPSIPAVAVILTLFWGKRINNNKQSSKIWPFLFLISCIANIGILIGFATAIFYSHHFIGNDPVMPELENFLLRSHLLVKGGIIWSFSAFFALLLVWIRNYRSWLWVANLLGFLGFFSWICLPVAQLVDSQRHLPLREIANLIKTEREANERLVFLGFMRPSLVFYTQGVVDSITESDIDNGFAIKYFQQINSQENILIVSEKKYLDKLHLAKSDYTLMQQESVYKLIRIKKKIIANKLKQIL; from the coding sequence ATGTTTGAGAATAAAATTATCGATGCTTGGAAGAAGGATAAAAAAACACTTTGGTTATTTTCATTCTTATGGCTATTCTTAATTAGTTCTATTGCTTTTTTTTCAGAACTAGGGAATATTGGTCTATTAGATAAAACAGAACCGATGTTTGCAGAAGCAGCTCGGCAAATGGTAGTTACAGGAGATTGGATTACTCCATATTGGAATCAAGAAGTACGTTTTGATAAACCACCTCTAACTTATTGGCTTATTGGCTTATCGTATAAAATATTTGGAATTAATGAGTGGGGAGCTAGAATTCCCTCAGCGTTAGCAGCGATCTTAGTAATAATACTAGCTTTTTATACTTTAAAAAATTTCGGTGATACTATCTCATCAAAAGGTCTTTCTTCTACTACAAAACCATGGCTTTCTGCATGGATTGGTTCAGGAATTATTGCATTAAATCCTTTCTGGATTGCTTGGGGACGAACAAGTGTTTCTGATATTTTCTTAGCAAGCAGTATATCTTTAGCGTTATTTTCTTTTTTTTTAGGCTATGTGCAACAAGGAAAAGGTTCTTGTACTTACTTAGGATTATCGGTCAAAAAGTTGTGGTATCTTGGATATTGGATTTTTATGTCTTTAGGCATTCTTGCAAAAGGCCCTGTTGCTCTAGTCCTACCTGGTATCATTGTTTCTGTTTTTTTAATATATGTAAAGCAGCTTGTTCCAGTTATTAAAGAAATTTCTTGGATATCTGGATTGTTGAGTTTTTCTCTAATTTCCACTCCTTGGTTTATTCTAGTTACTATGGCTCATGGGCAAGAGTATATTAATACATTTTTTGGATTGCATAATGTCCAGAGATTTACAAGTGTCGTAAGCCGTCATCCTGGAGCTTGGTATTACTATGCAATTGTTATTATTATAGGGTTGTTACCCTGGTCAGTTTATTTTCCCCTTGCATTGGCTGAACTAAAATTTTGGAAACGAAATCAACTAGTAAACTCTTCCCGTAGTAATCATTTAGGCATATTTTGTCTATGCTGGTTTATTGTAATCTTCCTATTTTTTTCTATTTCTGCAACAAAACTAATAAGTTATATTTTACCTTCTATTCCTGCTGTAGCGGTTATATTAACACTATTTTGGGGTAAACGAATCAATAACAATAAACAGTCATCAAAAATATGGCCCTTTTTATTTTTAATAAGTTGTATTGCTAATATTGGTATCTTGATTGGGTTTGCTACAGCCATTTTCTATAGCCATCATTTCATTGGAAATGATCCTGTGATGCCCGAGCTAGAAAATTTCCTACTAAGATCTCATTTATTGGTAAAAGGAGGAATAATTTGGTCGTTTTCCGCTTTTTTTGCTCTATTGTTAGTTTGGATTCGCAATTATCGTTCTTGGCTGTGGGTTGCTAACTTATTAGGATTTTTAGGTTTCTTTTCTTGGATTTGCTTACCAGTTGCACAACTTGTTGACAGTCAAAGACACTTACCTTTGAGAGAAATTGCCAATTTGATAAAAACTGAAAGAGAGGCAAACGAAAGACTAGTTTTTCTAGGTTTTATGCGTCCGAGTTTGGTATTTTATACACAAGGTGTTGTTGACTCAATAACAGAATCTGATATTGATAATGGGTTTGCTATAAAATATTTTCAACAAATAAATAGTCAGGAAAATATATTAATAGTTAGCGAAAAAAAATATTTGGATAAATTACATTTAGCAAAGTCAGACTATACTTTAATGCAACAAGAGAGTGTGTATAAGTTAATTCGTATCAAGAAGAAAATAATAGCTAATAAATTAAAACAAATTCTATAG
- a CDS encoding phosphatase PAP2 family protein, with translation MKFKKHLLNKIDKTFALFFITVVTLFTGLTRIVISGKLNTMDLNLIKLVHLYQHPILTKIAKIFYFLGESEVAACIVILSLGFLCWKSYWKEAQVLAISAMGILLVIDKILKPWFGRIRPIPGLIDVHGKSYPSGHISGNLMLYLYFSYLMGFYFPKWKAFFYTISIFFVMTIGWSSIYLNIHWYTDLLAGTVIAFMGFLFCITLLKSINNKYLDS, from the coding sequence ATGAAATTTAAAAAACATTTATTGAATAAAATTGATAAAACTTTTGCTTTATTCTTCATTACTGTTGTAACATTATTTACTGGCTTAACTAGAATAGTTATCTCAGGTAAATTGAATACTATGGACCTTAATCTAATAAAGTTGGTTCATCTTTATCAACATCCTATCTTAACTAAAATAGCTAAGATATTCTATTTTTTAGGGGAATCAGAAGTTGCAGCTTGTATTGTTATCCTAAGTTTAGGATTTTTATGTTGGAAATCTTATTGGAAAGAGGCTCAAGTATTAGCTATTTCAGCTATGGGAATTTTATTGGTAATTGATAAAATATTAAAACCATGGTTTGGACGTATTCGCCCAATTCCAGGTCTTATTGATGTTCACGGGAAAAGTTATCCAAGTGGACACATATCTGGAAATTTGATGCTATATTTATATTTCTCTTATCTAATGGGTTTTTATTTTCCAAAATGGAAAGCTTTTTTTTATACCATTTCTATTTTTTTTGTTATGACAATAGGGTGGTCAAGTATTTATCTAAATATTCATTGGTATACTGATTTACTAGCAGGTACTGTTATTGCCTTTATGGGGTTTCTATTTTGTATCACTTTATTAAAGTCCATTAATAATAAGTACCTTGATTCTTAA
- a CDS encoding GTP-binding protein, producing the protein MFQLNLNNKFYYKNLHKDLSNTAKAGEEFNYTQARNTLENLVDSFSISSQDAKILETELRSLKQTLIRLEKSVVQIAIFGMVGKGKSSILNSLLEREIFKTGPLHGVTKTIKTANWKLLKNKNLTHLSKYKYHKVQLIDTPGLDEVNGKNREIIAYKIAEKVDLVLFTITEDITQKEFEALHKLQELGKPVIIVFNKIDQYSKVDSLEIHKKIYNERIGKLFTYNEITTVAASPLISKLVKDKQGHWKLKYLKGRPRIEQLKLKILDLLDKEGQSLIAFNSMLLADKINEQATLYKFRTYGKKADHIIQKTAVLKFIIVGLSPIIIADLILGSLIDMVMILALSDLYNVPITQKGRICLIKKLILSMISISISEFFISLVLNLLKEIPSETISILLESSIFLHLSIGVIQGTIAGIACYMIGETSKSYLISGAIYGPEGPKKVIKNILTSLTPKSIFQNIQFTLRSKLRYVE; encoded by the coding sequence ATGTTTCAACTAAATTTAAACAATAAGTTTTATTATAAGAACTTACATAAAGATCTATCAAATACAGCAAAAGCAGGAGAAGAGTTTAACTATACACAAGCAAGAAATACTCTAGAAAATCTTGTTGATTCTTTCTCTATATCAAGTCAGGATGCAAAAATATTAGAAACAGAGTTGAGATCATTGAAGCAGACATTGATAAGATTAGAAAAATCTGTTGTGCAAATTGCTATTTTTGGTATGGTTGGAAAAGGTAAATCATCTATTCTCAATAGTCTGCTGGAGAGAGAAATTTTTAAGACAGGACCTCTTCATGGAGTTACTAAAACTATTAAAACTGCTAATTGGAAATTATTAAAAAATAAAAATTTAACACATTTATCAAAATATAAATACCATAAAGTACAATTAATTGACACTCCTGGATTAGATGAAGTAAACGGTAAAAATCGAGAGATAATAGCTTATAAAATAGCTGAGAAAGTAGATTTAGTCCTGTTTACTATTACGGAAGATATAACTCAAAAAGAATTTGAAGCTTTACATAAACTACAAGAATTAGGTAAACCAGTTATTATAGTTTTTAATAAAATAGACCAATATTCAAAAGTAGATTCTTTAGAAATACATAAAAAAATATATAATGAACGTATTGGAAAACTATTTACTTACAATGAAATCACAACAGTTGCAGCATCTCCGCTTATTTCAAAATTAGTTAAAGATAAGCAAGGTCATTGGAAACTAAAGTATTTAAAAGGTAGACCGAGAATTGAACAATTAAAACTGAAAATTTTAGATTTATTAGATAAAGAAGGACAATCCTTAATAGCTTTTAACTCTATGTTATTAGCTGATAAAATTAATGAACAGGCCACATTATATAAATTTAGAACTTATGGCAAAAAAGCTGATCATATTATTCAAAAAACTGCAGTATTAAAATTTATAATTGTTGGTCTTAGTCCTATAATTATTGCAGATTTAATACTAGGATCTCTTATCGATATGGTAATGATATTAGCTTTATCTGATTTATATAATGTTCCAATAACTCAAAAAGGAAGAATTTGTCTTATTAAAAAGCTTATTCTTAGTATGATCAGTATTAGTATTAGTGAATTTTTTATATCATTAGTATTAAACCTGTTAAAAGAAATTCCTAGTGAAACAATTTCTATCCTATTGGAAAGCTCTATATTTCTGCATTTATCTATAGGAGTAATTCAAGGTACTATTGCAGGTATCGCTTGTTATATGATAGGAGAAACTTCGAAGAGTTATTTAATTAGTGGAGCTATATATGGGCCTGAAGGGCCTAAAAAAGTAATTAAAAATATTTTAACATCGTTAACTCCAAAATCAATTTTTCAGAATATTCAATTTACGTTAAGAAGTAAACTGAGATATGTAGAATAA
- a CDS encoding DNA adenine methylase codes for MINDFRHQKNNNYYAIDIEPNSNNRWISKPTPVVKWAGGKRQLLNELRSKYPDKLKKGLIKTYLEPFCGGGAVFFDIYSSYKIEKAYLFDKNIELIILYKVIQYDVYKLIDKLYELGEKYLNLSLDERSEFYYKTRKLYNTFDKKINSNTYSPKWIERASYTIFLNKTCFNGLYRVNRKEEFNVPIGAYKNPKILCENNLIAANKAFKIAEIKHDDFSKVLEYANESTFIYYDPPYRPISRKNNFRSYTSLRFDDNEQQRLQQVFVKASQLKALQMLSNSDPKNYTDDTFFDELYKEFNISRFLALRMINSKSSKRGNIKEIIITNY; via the coding sequence ATGATTAATGATTTCAGACATCAGAAAAATAATAACTATTATGCCATTGATATAGAACCAAATTCAAATAATAGGTGGATATCTAAACCAACTCCTGTTGTTAAATGGGCTGGTGGAAAAAGACAATTGTTAAACGAACTAAGAAGTAAATATCCTGACAAATTAAAAAAAGGACTGATAAAAACTTACTTAGAACCTTTTTGTGGGGGTGGGGCAGTTTTTTTTGACATTTATTCTTCTTACAAAATTGAGAAAGCTTATCTTTTTGATAAAAATATAGAGCTAATTATATTGTATAAAGTGATACAGTATGACGTTTATAAGCTGATCGACAAATTGTATGAATTAGGAGAAAAATATTTAAATTTATCCCTAGATGAAAGAAGTGAATTCTACTATAAGACTAGGAAATTATATAATACTTTTGATAAGAAAATTAATTCTAATACTTATAGTCCAAAATGGATAGAGAGGGCTAGTTATACTATTTTTCTTAATAAGACATGCTTTAATGGCTTATATAGAGTCAACCGTAAAGAAGAGTTTAATGTTCCAATAGGTGCTTATAAAAACCCCAAAATTCTGTGTGAAAATAATTTAATTGCGGCTAACAAAGCGTTTAAAATTGCAGAAATTAAACATGATGATTTTTCTAAAGTTCTGGAATATGCAAACGAGTCTACATTTATTTATTACGATCCTCCTTATCGTCCTATTAGTCGAAAAAACAATTTTAGATCTTATACTTCATTAAGGTTTGATGATAACGAACAACAACGCTTACAACAAGTATTTGTAAAAGCATCACAATTAAAGGCGCTACAAATGTTGAGTAATTCAGATCCTAAAAATTACACAGATGATACTTTCTTTGATGAATTATATAAAGAGTTTAACATTAGCAGGTTTTTGGCTTTAAGAATGATAAATTCTAAAAGTAGCAAGAGAGGTAATATTAAAGAAATCATCATAACTAATTATTAA